From the Ctenopharyngodon idella isolate HZGC_01 chromosome 3, HZGC01, whole genome shotgun sequence genome, one window contains:
- the nags gene encoding N-acetylglutamate synthase, mitochondrial isoform X1, with amino-acid sequence MAKVNSGSSGCRAMAMAGQFWTKPSALSQQRSAHHQRRLVTVNQRMRSASAAGQWSKAPAWTQQELLNNTTPSELNVWSNRTLIYRDVKAFLNQIGGDPREARYWLTHFQRAGLSPAFAVLEVDTSVFDSREMVQSLAFGLSFLQRMDMKVVVVMGLPPEMEEEDSTKTGTNSSLARTVMVKHCQALTEALQHNSANVMPFFSSEALLQLQDPQDKSSSGPTVVVDSALLQWTLDCRVIPLVCPVGRDEGGRSSVLSPIQVTAAISQSLQPLKVIFLNSSGGLRNQNHKVLGLVSLPGDLPGLSSVKWLSDMEKKRISTIAQLLNLLPVESSAVLTSAGTLLTELFSHKGAGTLFKNGDPIHRYSSLNDIDVGRLLALINKSFERNLREDYIASLKGRLHSIYLSEGYSAAAIITTEPVNSGTPYLDKFVVSSSKQGQGTGQILWECIRQDLGKLFWRSRATNRINPWYFKHCDGSFVNGHWIVFWLGLSDIRESYELVEYAKCLPDSFGSQTITEAEPLQQPQGS; translated from the exons ATGGCCAAAGTCAACAGCGGTTCGTCCGGTTGCAGGGCCATGGCCATGGCTGGCCAGTTTTGGACGAAACCGTCAGCCCTGAGTCAGCAGAGGAGCGCTCATCATCAGCGGAGACTAGTCACAGTGAATCAGCGCATGAGATCAGCCAGTGCTGCGGGACAGTGGAGCAAAGCCCCAGCGTGGACCCAGCAGGAGCTCCTCAACAACACCACCCCGAGTGAGCTCAACGTCTGGTCTAACCGCACTCTGATCTACAGAGATGTCAAGGCTTTTCTTAATCAAATTGGAGGTGATCCACGGGAGGCTCGGTACTGGCTAACACACTTTCAGCGGGCTGGTTTATCTCCAGCGTTTGCGGTCCTGGAG GTTGACACATCAGTGTTTGATAGCCGTGAGATGGTTCAGAGCCTGGCCTTTGGGCTCTCATTCCTGCAGCGGATGGATATGAAGGTTGTGGTGGTGATGGGATTGCCTCCTGAGATGGAGGAAGAGGACAGCACCAAAACTGGGACTAATTCCTCCCTTGCCAGGACTGTGATGGTGAAACATTGCCAGGCTTTAACAGAAGCACTTCAGCACAACTCAGCCAATGTGATGCCCTTCTTTAGTTCAGAGGCCCTTTTACAACTGCAGGACCCTCAGGATAAGAGCAG CAGTGGTCCCACAGTTGTTGTGGACTCAGCTCTTCTGCAGTGGACTCTGGACTGTAGAGTCATTCCGCTGGTCTGTCCAGTGGGCCGCGATGAAGGTGGCCGTTCTTCTGTTCTCAGCCCGATCCAGGTGACGGCAGCCATCTCGCAATCACTGCAGCCCCTGAAAGTCATATTCCTGAACAGCTCAGGGGGGCTCCGTAACCAAAACCACAAG gtGTTGGGTTTAGTGTCATTGCCTGGAGATTTGCCAGGCCTGAGTTCTGTGAAATGGCTGAGTGACATGGAGAAAAAGCGCATCAGTACCATTGCACAGCTGCTCAACCTGCTGCCGGTAGAGAGCTCGGCTGTACTCACCTCAGCAGGAACGCTCCTTACAGAACTCTTCAGCCATAAAG GCGCAGGCACCCTGTTTAAAAATGGAGATCCCATCCACAG ATACAGCAGCCTAAATGACATTGATGTTGGCCGTCTCTTGGCACTGATTAACAAGTCTTTTGAGAGGAACCTGAGAGAGGATTACATAGCATCTCTCAAGGGCAGACTGCATTCTATTTACCTGTCTGAAGG GTACAGTGCGGCTGCTATAATCACAACAGAGCCTGTGAACAGCGGCACTCCATACCTGGACAAATTTGTGGTCAGCAGCAGTAAACAAGGGCAAGGAACTGGCCAGATCTTGTGGGAGTGTATTCGTCAGGACTTGGGCAAGCTCTTTTGGAGATCCCGTGCTACTAACCGTATCAATCCCTG GTATTTCAAGCACTGTGATGGCAGTTTTGTAAATGGTCACTGGATTGTATTCTGGCTTGGCCTTTCAGACATCCGTGAGTCTTATGAGCTGGTGGAGTATGCCAAGTGCCTTCCTGACTCCTTCGGCTCTCAAACCATAACAGAAGCAGAACCCCTTCAGCAACCCCAAGGGTCTTAA
- the nags gene encoding N-acetylglutamate synthase, mitochondrial isoform X2, with protein sequence MAKVNSGSSGCRAMAMAGQFWTKPSALSQQRSAHHQRRLVTVNQRMRSASAAGQWSKAPAWTQQELLNNTTPSELNVWSNRTLIYRDVKAFLNQIGGDPREARYWLTHFQRAGLSPAFAVLEVDTSVFDSREMVQSLAFGLSFLQRMDMKVVVVMGLPPEMEEEDSTKTGTNSSLARTVMVKHCQALTEALQHNSANVMPFFSSEALLQLQDPQDKSSGPTVVVDSALLQWTLDCRVIPLVCPVGRDEGGRSSVLSPIQVTAAISQSLQPLKVIFLNSSGGLRNQNHKVLGLVSLPGDLPGLSSVKWLSDMEKKRISTIAQLLNLLPVESSAVLTSAGTLLTELFSHKGAGTLFKNGDPIHRYSSLNDIDVGRLLALINKSFERNLREDYIASLKGRLHSIYLSEGYSAAAIITTEPVNSGTPYLDKFVVSSSKQGQGTGQILWECIRQDLGKLFWRSRATNRINPWYFKHCDGSFVNGHWIVFWLGLSDIRESYELVEYAKCLPDSFGSQTITEAEPLQQPQGS encoded by the exons ATGGCCAAAGTCAACAGCGGTTCGTCCGGTTGCAGGGCCATGGCCATGGCTGGCCAGTTTTGGACGAAACCGTCAGCCCTGAGTCAGCAGAGGAGCGCTCATCATCAGCGGAGACTAGTCACAGTGAATCAGCGCATGAGATCAGCCAGTGCTGCGGGACAGTGGAGCAAAGCCCCAGCGTGGACCCAGCAGGAGCTCCTCAACAACACCACCCCGAGTGAGCTCAACGTCTGGTCTAACCGCACTCTGATCTACAGAGATGTCAAGGCTTTTCTTAATCAAATTGGAGGTGATCCACGGGAGGCTCGGTACTGGCTAACACACTTTCAGCGGGCTGGTTTATCTCCAGCGTTTGCGGTCCTGGAG GTTGACACATCAGTGTTTGATAGCCGTGAGATGGTTCAGAGCCTGGCCTTTGGGCTCTCATTCCTGCAGCGGATGGATATGAAGGTTGTGGTGGTGATGGGATTGCCTCCTGAGATGGAGGAAGAGGACAGCACCAAAACTGGGACTAATTCCTCCCTTGCCAGGACTGTGATGGTGAAACATTGCCAGGCTTTAACAGAAGCACTTCAGCACAACTCAGCCAATGTGATGCCCTTCTTTAGTTCAGAGGCCCTTTTACAACTGCAGGACCCTCAGGATAAGAGCAG TGGTCCCACAGTTGTTGTGGACTCAGCTCTTCTGCAGTGGACTCTGGACTGTAGAGTCATTCCGCTGGTCTGTCCAGTGGGCCGCGATGAAGGTGGCCGTTCTTCTGTTCTCAGCCCGATCCAGGTGACGGCAGCCATCTCGCAATCACTGCAGCCCCTGAAAGTCATATTCCTGAACAGCTCAGGGGGGCTCCGTAACCAAAACCACAAG gtGTTGGGTTTAGTGTCATTGCCTGGAGATTTGCCAGGCCTGAGTTCTGTGAAATGGCTGAGTGACATGGAGAAAAAGCGCATCAGTACCATTGCACAGCTGCTCAACCTGCTGCCGGTAGAGAGCTCGGCTGTACTCACCTCAGCAGGAACGCTCCTTACAGAACTCTTCAGCCATAAAG GCGCAGGCACCCTGTTTAAAAATGGAGATCCCATCCACAG ATACAGCAGCCTAAATGACATTGATGTTGGCCGTCTCTTGGCACTGATTAACAAGTCTTTTGAGAGGAACCTGAGAGAGGATTACATAGCATCTCTCAAGGGCAGACTGCATTCTATTTACCTGTCTGAAGG GTACAGTGCGGCTGCTATAATCACAACAGAGCCTGTGAACAGCGGCACTCCATACCTGGACAAATTTGTGGTCAGCAGCAGTAAACAAGGGCAAGGAACTGGCCAGATCTTGTGGGAGTGTATTCGTCAGGACTTGGGCAAGCTCTTTTGGAGATCCCGTGCTACTAACCGTATCAATCCCTG GTATTTCAAGCACTGTGATGGCAGTTTTGTAAATGGTCACTGGATTGTATTCTGGCTTGGCCTTTCAGACATCCGTGAGTCTTATGAGCTGGTGGAGTATGCCAAGTGCCTTCCTGACTCCTTCGGCTCTCAAACCATAACAGAAGCAGAACCCCTTCAGCAACCCCAAGGGTCTTAA
- the si:ch211-237i5.4 gene encoding slit homolog 3 protein has protein sequence MLPSVAMLLLFLSPSRSSRLCSHLCQCYEHSDLVDCHARGFEDIPHGLPHGTWLLDLGGNKLTEIRSRAFAGLWSLRILVLSDSSIKFLHTQAFFSLSFLEKLDMSRNNLTQIPPNFSENLSSLRELRLDHNALVLLKPPGLEHLENLEKLDLRHNRIQSVEPGAFRGLSRLRHLYLQGNHLGVVRDGSLTMLPGLEVLLLGNNNISRIEVNALAPLHSLSLLGLEGNHLEHLNFKTFLSLHTAATHLQLAGNPWNCDCDLHRVFTKLLSVRHLLVDDYHNVTCREPWQLAGASLAWVDSQLCVAETVTVLVITATVIVTVFGALVMAERKRKRKYWEHNEGEAQE, from the exons ATGTTGCCGTCCGTAGCGATGCTTTTACTCTTTCTGTCTCCGTCGAGGAGCTCAAGACTGTGTAGTCACCTCTGCCAGTGCTATGAACACTCAGACCTGGTGGACTGCCATGCCAGGGGGTTTGAGGATATCCCACATGGACTTCCCCACGGCACCTGGCTCCTAGACCTGGGAGGAAACAAGCTTACGGAGATCCGGAGTCGAGCTTTCGCTGGCCTTTGGTCTTTGCGTATTCTAGTGCTCTCGGACAGCAGCATCAAGTTTCTTCATACGCAG gcttttttctctctgtccttTCTGGAGAAGCTAGACATGAGTCGTAACAACCTCACTCAAATCCCTCCTAATTTCTCGGAGAACCTGTCTTCTCTGCGTGAGTTGCGGCTGGACCACAATGCACTGGTGCTTTTGAAACCTCCAGGCCTAGAACATCTGGAGAACCTTGAGAAGCTGGACCTCAGGCACAATCGTATCCAATCTGTTGAACCCGGCGCGTTCCGTGGCCTGTCCCGCCTGCGCCACCTTTACCTCCAAGGAAACCACCTGGGTGTTGTGAGAGACGGATCTCTCACCATGCTGCCCGGACTGGAAGTTCTGCTCCTGGGGAACAACAACATCTCTCGCATCGAGGTTAATGCACTAGCACCATTACACAGTCTTTCTCTTTTGGGCTTGGAGGGGAATCATCTGGAACACCTGAACTTTAAGACATTCCTGAGCTTGCACACAGCTGCTACACACTTGCAGTTGGCTGGGAACCCGTGGAACTGTGACTGCGACCTGCACCGTGTCTTCACCAAGCTGCTTAGTGTGCGGCACCTCCTTGTGGACGACTATCACAACGTAACTTGTCGGGAGCCCTGGCAGCTTGCTGGAGCCTCTTTGGCTTGGGTGGACAGCCAGTTGTGTGTGGCTGAGACCGTTACTGTGTTAGTCATCACTGCTACTGTGATTGTGACTGTCTTTGGTGCCTTGGTCATGGCAGAGAGAAAACGCAAGAGAAAATACTGGGAACACAATGAGGGAGAAGCGCAAGAGTAG